In Erigeron canadensis isolate Cc75 chromosome 8, C_canadensis_v1, whole genome shotgun sequence, the DNA window tttctttttcatctttATACCTCATCTTTTTCCAGATCTTTCAAAGAACGTGCATTATCTAcgcacatatataattaaattaaataacaaaCTATTGTAGCTGTCATTATATAAGAGAGTACATAATTAACTTAAAATGTCACAACATTTAGTACTATTAGCATCTAAGATCaacatttttgacaaaaaaatcaacttttataatcaaccattaattattatataaagataaaattatttttattataaaaaatgttaagaCAATAACTAGTAAACACACTaattacaaaactaacaaaaataaacttatctataattttgaatatttattaAGACATTAATTACCAaccattaattattatataaaattaacattacttttattattataaaaaattattaagacaTTAACTACTAAACAGCAAACAcactaaataaaaaattaataaaaataaacttatttataattttgaaaatatataaaggCATTAACTACCAAATACAATTAtaacaataaattatatatatagtattaatcATAGTATTAAGAAATTAATTGCtaaattaattacaaattatatataaaacaacaaaataataatatagttattgatatggaaaatgattaatcaacttaattggtgTGCTTAAAAATatgcctaaaaccttaagaatttgatatGTGGAatacactaattttttttcttaatcttaccctctgatttttccacatgtcatcatcttacaattaggcaTAACTTTAAGCACacaaattaagttgatttatcattatccgaTCGATATATACATCATATTTGTATGTACTaataattaactctatatattaCTAGTAACTATTAACTATGCATACTAATCCAATTTACAgtcataatttattattattgttacttaaAGTCAAACTTTTATATGTCAAAATGCAGCCAGGGTCAGGATTTTCATTATGTGTATGTCAGTTTTCATGATATCAACAAGtgtaaaattaaactacaaaattaaaacatatcAGTCGGGGTATCGTTCTCGTTAATAATAACATAGAATATAATTGATATGTTTTTATCAATATATCTATTTATCGTAATCCACAAACGATATAATTAGAGTAGTCTCCCTCAATCCTGTAGGATAGTTTCATTAGTAAAAAGCAGTGATATGAAACTCACGAATGGGCATCATCACCATTTGTTACAATTAAGAAAATGGCATTAACCATAAGAAAACCATTTGCCATTCGAAATTAACTTGCCTAATGCCACCAACTATCGCAAGCTCTTTTGTTAATACCAAAGGATCTCTTGAAAACACGTTTATTGAACTCCCGTTGAACTCACCACTCGTAAACTCTAGATCGCCATTGAACAGTTAACAAAGTAGGTTCTGATCCATGGTTGATTGAAGCGTACTGCAGTCCGCGTCCATTACCAATAACCTCTGAATTCGGGCTAGGTCCAACCGTGAGTGGGTCATCAAAAGCATACTGCCTTCTTGGACAACTGTTCTGTTTGGTTTTGCCACGAGGACAGAGGAAGGGTTGTTGCCTGAAATGATGTCGTGCATGAAAAAATggagattgtttttttttttacggtgGTTGGAGCATCAACTATGTGGCTCTTCGAGTAATATTTACCCTTCACCGCAAGGGTGGTAGAGCTCAAGAGAACAAGCAACCATGCAAAGATAACTATTTTCTCCATTGTTGAAAATTGTGAACAGATTATAATAATTACTACCTgtacatacatgtatatatacgaAAAATTTCTTGAAGtagtagttttttatttttgttttgtcaaaggAGTTTCAAGTGAAAAAAATTTGTGAAACAAGGTGTTCCGGCAGTGCCACTGCCGGTCTTGCATATCTTAAGCGAAGCCGGCATTGCCACTGCCGGTCTCGCCTTTCACGAGCGAGTCCGTGGCTCCCACTGCCGGTCTCGCTTAAAAGAAGCAGAGTAGTAGGTGGTTGGTGTTGACTGTAGGCTCAATTATTTTGctcgtgtatatatatctcaaaccaTATGTGTTACTTTAAATAAAATCCACATTTAAGTAAATACAAGtcgatttatcatttttctaaaatagatAATGGATTCTTCATCGTCATCTGATCCTTCATCACCTGGTAACATTTCATGCATTGAAAGCGCAATGTAAAGAGGATATAGACGACGGGTATGAACTTTTGTACAAAACTAATGATTGTAAGCTTCTTATGGAACAAAGGAAACTAGAAcataagaagaaaatcaaagaaataagGAAAAGGGGTAACGAAATCATTATAAGTGAAGAAATGCATAGCGATTATTTTGAAACACCCTGAAACCCAACATTTCTGATATGGGTCATGACCTTCTCACATATTGTTTTGTTTGTCTTCATCTTTGCAAGTTGTAGCATGATTCCTCCGTCACCTTTTCTACATTTTGGCTCACTCACTTGGCGTTCATGGAAAATATTGTATGCACGATGGTTATCTTGAGTTTGTCGCCACAACAATTCAGGATTTCTTGGTACACAGGTAACGTTAAGAGATGCCATTTCGTATTGAAAATATAAGGTATTTGATGAATGAAAATGTTCTTGCTTTTGAAAATAATGTATGTTTTGCTTTGTGTTGTATGTGATCTTTCAGaaatgcatgtatatatatatggtttattaAAGACTTCATGTAACTCCTCCAAAGTTTGGAAGTGACTATGCAAAGTTGAAATTGAGTAGTCATTTCTCTGCCTCCTCTGCTCCCTCTGTTTCCTCTTTGAACCACTCGAGACCGGCATTGGAAGCCACGGCTTCGCTTAAGAAAGGCGAGACCGGCAGTGGGAGCCACGGACTCGCTCGTGAAAGGCGAGATCGGCAGTGGCAACGCCGTCTTCGCTTAAGATATGCGAGACCGGCAGTGGCACTGCCGGAACACCTTGTTTCACAAATTTTTTTCCCTCGAAACTcttttgacaaaacaaaaataaaaaactactaCTTCAAGAAATTTTTCGTATATATACGAGTTAATTTCAAGATTAGTCCCTGGTTTATTCATTTTGTAATGGGGTTCCTTTTTCAAGTTCACCAGTAACGAGGTTTGTAAATCTTGTTAGTAAGTATTTATTTGTTACTCCGGCATTTTTCAAACCAAAACCAAGAGTGTCCATGCCACTTATACCAGTTCCAGTCTTTTTAAGCAAAGCACAAAACCCAACACCACCGACGTCTCTTTCTATCGGTACCAGTACCAGTACCACCAATTAGCTCCCAGTTTACTGACGCTGATGTTTCACGTACCGATTGACAAAGAGTGGAGATGCCAAGCCGCGTGATGTGGATAGGAGTTAGGACACCCCTTACCTTAAGTAATAATATGATCAATAGGGTATTATATTTGATAGAGTATTGtggagtggtggtggtgatggtgacagCGGCGTATATGTGTAAGGGGTATGAGAAAAGATTCATGATTTGAATTAGGGTAATGTTAGGACATTATTAACAAATGTattaaaattaagggtcaaTATTCAAGGCTTTTAGTAGCTAAATATTTGGCATATATGGGATTCACCCAGGACCACTAACTGGACTTCTGGATCAAATATTGAAACTCAAATACATACCTTTGCATGCACATCTAaacatctatatataataatcaatCATAGTTGTTCCTTGATGGGAGGAGGCTTTCTGAACTTAGTTGCTTGTTCAAACCCATAAGCAATCTCTATCAGTGTTGGTTCTGAGCCCTTCAAACCTCCAAAACAAATACCATAAGGAGCGCCATTCGTATCATACCCAGCTGGAATACTGATTCCAGGATACCCCCCAATAGCCAGAACAGGGGAACCATCTGAATTCGGTGTCACCAGTGCGTCCAATTTGTTTTCTTTCATCAGCTTTTCAAACCCATATTTTGATGCTTTTGTTAAATTCATCAATACTTCTTTCTCTAACCTGCCTATACCGTTTGTCTTCTCAGATTCCAAAAACAATCCCTGTCCGTATTTTTTGATCATTTCCTGCATGAAGTGCTTTTTTAGAAAGAAAGGATGGCGAGATTTGCTAAGATGGTTAACTTAAGTGAGAATTATAGATCATATGACTGTTATGGCATGTCAATGGGTCTGGATCTACATTGACCGGTTCATGTGACATTGTGACCCAATAGGTTAAAAGGTTTGATCTGCTTACCTAAGAAACAATCAAATAAACTGACCCATTAGACATATCTGGGTCAAACAATTTGATCTATCTGGGTCAATCCttataaagaagaagaaaattgttgtatattttgttattttgaacTCCTATTTTACCATTCACAATGAGTTTCATGAATATCGATCCAAGGGCCTAAAGTTACGTATAATGCAGAAGAGAAATTCTGTCTTTTTAGTGACTCGAATGCAAATCAAAACTTTCATCTCAAGTAAACACAAGAAGTCATTAGGGATGCTTATGTGTGTCAACAGAAGATGTATTAAGGCGCAATCTGAGATAATGAAGGTGTGACCTTTACTAACCAAATCTGCAAATTTCTTGTTGAAGGATATTACATCTGCTAAAGATCTCACGGGTGAAGCCACTAGCTCTTTTAGATAGGCATTCAGGGCTATCTTGAATTCAAACAATAATGCGATAGTTTCACCGCTGAGCATTGAAATGATCTGATTGAACTTGATGATTTCAAGATTCTCAATCAGGATAGCACCATTCCGGcttgttttaaacaaaaaaatgtagCATGAGAAGGTTAGATGTCagatttatagaaaaaatataaatcgAAGGATGTTATGAATGTTATCAGTACTATACTACTGAAAAATGGTGAAAGTATCTCAAATACTTACCgtaatatatcaaaatgtttCTTAAACTTATTCAATGTCGTGGTGTCATTGGCAAATCCGAAGAGGGGATAATCCTTCACTATCCCTAATCTTTTTCCTTTTAGACCATCGGATTTTAAGTACTTCAGATAACCACCCTTGGGAATATACTTTGAAGCTTTTCTAGTTGCCAATGCATCATTTTTATCAAAACCGACAATGGAATCAAGCACATATACAGCATCTTTCACGGTCCTACATATCGGTCTATAACCAAAAAAGAAATTTGGTATCATGAAATTTAAGGTGGAGCATAGTTAAATGTTTTTGTGAGACTGGATATGAAAAGCTAAAAGATCAGATACTAAAGATAGACTTACCCAACTGTGTCTTGCCTGGGAGAAATGGGAATGACTCCTGCTCGACTCGTGAGGCCTAATGTAGGTTTGATGCCGACAACAGAGTTAGCACTTGATGGGCATAGAATCGATCCATCTGTTTCTGTACCTAGTGATACACTAACCATGTTTGTTGCAACTGATATAGCTGATCCGGTACTTGAACCACATGGATCAACTGTTGCTACATACGGGTTCTACAAAAATTTCATCAGTTTTGTTTGGGTATTATGCACATTGAAAATTGTAATATTAATCTTAAATATTTATGTAGTACCATAAAGCTAGTTATCATTAAAGGGACAGAGTTTAAGGTCTTACAACAGCTTGTTTAGCTCTAGCATTCCAACCACTAGGTGCAATGAAACTTCTAAAATTAGCCCATTCACTCAAGCTAGCTTTCCCAAGTATAATGGCACCCGCTTCCCTCAACTTCTTAACCACACCAGCATCACGAGGCACCACGGAGTTAAGAAGGGCGTAAGAACCTGCAGTCGTGTTAAGCTTATCTTTAGTTGCAATGTTGTCCTTGATCAAAACAGGGATACCGTGCAACCCAGAACGCGACTTAGTGGAATTAGTCTTTCGTTCTTGATCAGCCGTCTCGGCTTGGTGAATTGCATCTGGGTTAATCTCAATCACTGCTTTGTAGATCGGATTGAGCTTTTGAATCTCCCGGATATAAAAGTCAACCAAAATCTTGGATGTAAGTTTGTTGTGCTTAAAAGCTGTTTGAATATCATGGATAGTTGCCTCTCTTATGTTAAATTCATAGCTAGTAATGCTAGATATGTTCTGCAACAGCagaagaataaaaagaaaaaatgaaattgtCATCTTGAATTTTTGTTGTTATTGAAATCTTGTGTATTTGAACGTGTTTATATCTAGGAAAGGAAATGAATGGCTGCTGGCCTGCTGCGTTTTGGATTAACAAAATATGAATTAGGTTTAAGCAAAAGGTTTTAAGAAAGGGTTGCACACTAATCATGGCTTTTAGTgtagtatataaataattttatctcctaacattttatatatatcatggcGTTGGAATTTTTGCTAGAGATAAGTTTTCAATACACGTGTTTCTTGGAAtaactttttcaacttttcaaaaaacaaaattgtCACTTTTCAGTGGTAACCCAAACATATGTGATATGTGGACTATATTTCAAAATTTGCATTATTTAGTAGGGACAGTTAATTCAAATTTACTATGTTTTTCACTTTAGTATAATGCAAAATCTGATACAGATAATTCAGATTTACTATGTTTTGCAAACTGATTTGTTGACCACCGGGTTTCAATTCGCAAACACTTTCCAAAAACTCAGGACTTCTCCAAATATGTCATGGTTTTCTATATGATTCATGGACTGAACTCACACATTGATTTTAGtacattttgctttttcccaataTACACCATAAATAACTACTCagtttacaaaaaaaaaggaaaatgtttaATGTGTCTAAATAGTATGATGATCAGTATATTATACTTGTCATACCAAGTCATAAATCGCACCAACACTACCTGCTAACATAATGTGTATGGTAAGCGATTTTGCAAAGTTAGACATTCATCATTCCGGGATCATAAGGGACACGGGTTGGCTTAATCCATAAACCTCCATTTATATATTTCCCAGGAGTAAAACTATCAGCCTCTTGTGGGCTTATTTTCTTGACACCCTTCCAATTTACCCTTTGGGTTGTGTTAGCCCCTGGTCCTTTATTGTTAAACTCTGCATAGTGACATGTGTCAAGCCCGACTCTTGTTTCGTCCCATGGTAACCACCCTTCTGGGGCTATGTTTCTGTCAATAAACGACTGCATGATTATGGTTCTCGAGTACATTTCCCATGGGCGGCCCAGGTAGGATTTTGGCATTGGGTTGGTGGCCATGTAGGCTGGTTCCGCTGTGATGGTGCAGCCCTGAATGATTAGTGCACTTTTTGATGTGGGGTCCTTCCGTCCTTGGGCTGTAACCACACAACCTTGGTTTTCAAGGGGTTTTCGGACAATTATCTTGCAGTCTTGGAAGACAGCTTGGGCGTcaccaaaaataaaatcaactgTTCCCCTGATGGTGCAATGGCGGTAAAACTGGCGTTGTGACTCAGCATAAAGGGTGTCTTGGTATCCATCCATTGCACAGCTGTAGAAAATGGCCCTGTCACCAGAGACACGCAGGGCGACTGCCTGATGCTTAAGTGGCCCCGACGTGTTCTCAAACCCTATGCCTTTCGCCATAAAGCCAGCTCCATTGACCCCTGTTGTATATCAGTAACAAACATTAAAATACATAACTGGCATTTGGTATTTTGGTCTAGTCATTCTGGTTTTAAACATAATGTGCATATATAATATCTTACCAACAGTAGCTGTCCTGTAAGTATCATTTACATCATCGTAGCTTCTGCTTCCGGAGATCCTGGTTTTGGTTGGACCTTCGCCAATGAAAACGACATTATCAACACCATCTGGTATGTCTACATACTCCATGTATGTCCCTTGCTTAATGAAGATGATAAACCGATGCTTGTTATTTTGGGGAACACTTCTAACCGCATCCATGATGGTACTAAACGTTCCTGAACCATCTTGAGCCACAACTACATTAGGCTTTAATGCTTTTGGATCAACATTAAGATTTGACCGCTTCTTATCTGTAGCCCACCATGCATTATCGTTTGGGCCCTTTTCTAGAAGCCTATGGCTAACCCGCCCAGTTCGCTGAGCCTCTTGGGTTGTAACTTCTTTTATTGCGAGTAATACAGACTTAAAAGCCTCCTTCACAAGCTCTCTTGGATTATTTGTGTTGTTTACATTGGCAATACTTTTTCGAAATGCTGGCTTGTAATCAGTGTGCTGGCAAAGCAAGTCTATATCCTTTTGGTTAGAACCACTTTGTAATTCCACATCTACGACTGCACCGATCACTCTCACTGCTAATAAAACGACACTGATTCCCATCAAGGTGAAATTCTTCTTGACATGGTCCATTTTTTTCTGTCTATTGAATTTCCTATTTACCTCATCAGATACCAATAACAAGAAAGAATCAAAAAAATGTATCAAATGTACAAAGTTAGACTCCTCAGAACCATATTTCAGTTTTGGGCTTCATCCAATATATTACAGaaatgtaattaatattgtCAACTCTGGCTCGTATATAGTACTTAAATGATAAGGTTACTCTTTTGACatcttatgtatataaaagaaagGGGTAACCGCATTTGTGGATTGTAACTTAACCCCATTTTTATAACAGTTTCATTTGATGTAACAAATTTATTACATAAAACAGGTTGCTAATAAGTGATTCTCTCATACTtagtatcatatatattttattataataatataatgtgtCGTATATAGTGACATACTATATCGCATTGTAATGTACGTGTTGTATTAGTAtccttatataatatataaaagttaagtttTGAAACAACTCTAAATCTTAAATAATCTCTCTTCATAAGTATTAGTATAAGTTTAATAACATAGTTTACAATTATATGTAGCATAAGTATTTAATAGTAGGTTTATGAGTTGAATTTCTTATTCCCTTTAATATTGATTATGTGTGTTAATTGTTAGAGGTTTTAATGTTGTTTAATGTTTTGAAGTTAATATAGAGATGAAAAGTTAATACAAAAGCCTGTTTTGGAATACCAAGaggttatttatatatttttatgtttaatatctatatctatatattatatacaaagtGAGTTTATGAAATCAAACCTAAAACTAAATCTCTCTTTTCTTAATCCTCTTCTTAATAAGTAAATTCAATGATTGGCATAATTAAATGAATGAATTGTTTCTTGAAGGTTGGTTTAATGTAGTATAGGGATGGAGATTTTGGATTACCTAAGAGTTTATCTATATATAGGTTTTGGATTATCAAgagtttatctatatatattgatatatatatatatatatcgatcccTTATATAATCGTCAGGTATTATTCTttataagtattatataattttatttatttatttattcagaGTTAAATTAATATAGAATGTTAATATAGAGTTAATTCTCAAAAATCGGTTTTGGCTTGCCAAGAGACGTGTAAATACTCATTGGTAGGATAATTGATGATTGATGATATATAATGGAAACGGTTTTAGAATTTTGATGGGCTCTTGGGCTTAGTGGATGTGCTATATAAGATCGAACCAGTCTTCGTTTATCATCACTTTGCATTCTTTTTTTTCAATCACTTTTTGCTTTGACATATAACAACTAAAATAAGAAAGGGTCGTGAAGCCGCATCAAAACAAACGAAAGACGGTGATTTCATTTTCTTAGACCAGATTGATGAAAGTTCAACCGGGCCAGGGTTTTTAATGAGgaaattttgtttatatcaattttGAATGGTATACTATTTCCCTGTGGTTTACTTACTCAATTGTATTAGTTTAATGGTAGGGGGATGTGCTTCATTGTTTTGTAAAAGCTGGGAATGCCTTTCGATTTAAGCAGACTCTGGAAAAAGAAAGTGTATACATCTTTAAGGATTTCTCTGTTGCTCCGAATCCTGAAAGTTTTAAGATCATGAAAGATGCTACATACGTGATTTAGCTTCAGTGTTCAACAATTGTAAGCAAGACAACTGATGATACTGAGAAGTATAACCACTATCCTTTTTAGCTGGTGTCATTTGAGCAGATAATACCCACGGACAACATATTTTTTGTTGGTATGTAGCTTTTTATGTGCGTCATATATAAGTTTATGCCTATATGTAAATGATAATAAGGAAACCAGTAATAAATTTTCGGTTAAAAAGTTGGATAGACCATTATGAATATGATGCATTTTGTAGACCTTTTTCCCAATGTTGTTATGTTGAGTTGCTTAATGTTTGGTTCGGGGAAAAAAGATGGGTAGCACATCAAGAATCTAATGCTTTATTTGTTGTTATATTGAATTGCttgatacatattttttttgttagggGAAGAAGTTAGATAAAATATTATGAATCTgattcattttatgtttaaatgtttAGTCGTGCTAGGATATGTGACTATTGTTAAAGCGCCCTCCGAAAAATTTACTGGCAGCCAAACTGTTGAATTTAATTTGACTAATGAGTGGTAATTTCGTTTTAGTACAATAATTGTTGGTAATACAATCCATGTTAGCAGATGCCTAACTTTACAATCCATGTTAGCAGATGCCTAACTTGGAATTATCTAATATACAGGGGACAACAACTTAGGGTTACTCTATGGGGTGGGCTAGGAGACTCCATGATTCGGAAGAAAACAATGCATCTGAGTGTTTATGTGATCCTTCTTACACCTATGAGTGGAAAGGAGTATCTCGGTAGTATATTGGTTGTTATAAACAGTCTTCGAATGTGTGAATATGTTTTTAACTTTCACTATATGTGTTGTAGGTAACCTCTGTCTTTCGAGTTCTTCTGTTACAATGTTGATTGATGATGAGGAGATTCCTGTAATAAAGTCATTCAAAACTGCCATAAAGTAAGTATATAGTTTCATCTCATCTGGCTTCAATGGTATATGTGGGTCTATATGTTTGTGATATAATTGTTGACTGTAGTGGTTCCGAAATCATAGATACTGGTGTGCCTCTACTGCAGGCTCGCCCTACCGTAACAACTCTTCAAGCTCTGAATGGGGTCAcaccaaaaagtaaaaaagaggTGTTTACGTGTTATGAATATTTAACTGTTATTATGTCTCCATAAGTGTTCCTTTGTTAATTCATGTTGTATATGCAGGCTGGTGCTTTTCACGGATCGATTGAAATCACCAATGTAAGAACTAGAAAGGGTTGGTTCAATTACACTTGCACACCTGGGAAATGTCGAAAGGGGGTTGAACCGAACTGCCCCTGTCAAATCCTTCTAAACATTGATTTAAAAACAAGCATGTTGTCCTACGGCAGTAAGAAGAAAGGCCAAGCCATAACAGTGTTCGAGTGCCATTTGAAGGATTCTGGTATAATCCTATGAACATTATATTTTACTTTGTATCactttataaaagttataaatgaACGTCAATTTTGGTTACCTGGTTTTCTTGGTTTGTTCATGGacatgaaatatatatagatggttTACATACTACCCATCGTTACAATTTCCCATCTACAGGTCCTCTATCAGAATCATAATTTGGTCCTTTTTTGAACTATCACATAAATAAATCACTAAAAAAATTAGCAACACacataaattcaaaatatattaaagcaAAACTCAAAATAAGGTCTAAAATGGGGTTTTTAGCAGCCCGCATATGCCTATACATTTGTAGTGCACCATCAATTATGATAGATACTCAAGCTTCAATTCATTAGTTATTAAAACATCCTCTACAACCATATAAATTATAGCAAAATAAAATGTACGAACATGGTCACACTGAACCACCTACTCTCTTTATATTCCAAAGCTTATACTATCTCCATTTACTCATACATGTTTGTCGTCAATTATAACTGTCTTTAGTGTATTTCATTCTAATACCCCCGTCAGTACACAAAATAACCATCTACTATATATGAATAAGTTAATTCTTTGATAAAACAAACTAATTCAATCATGAAACAACTTTCCTTCATCCCCGTCATCCAACATACGGGTTTTAAGACCTcgtataattaattagttaatatttGATAGTATTGCATCATGTCTTAACTCTTATGAGTCTTATCATATTATTTCATCGTATGGAAGGCAGGGATGATGTCGTGGATGATATCATATGATATGAGATTGTACGATATGATATTAagtatattactattatttctATATCTACATAATAACATTTTCCAATAGCCAAGTTGTGTCCAACACTTTGTAATGCTgtatgtttgattttatttttttttaaatttcaacattttccaAACAGGTTatccataatttttttaatgatcaGTATAGTTTTCTACTATAACATGATCAATCTTTATCTAGTATATGTACACTTAGTGTAAGTTAATGATTATTTTGTGAAAtatttttttgcgagaacctttgagaactttttaaatcaaacccaaccgatgattgttctttacatgaaaattatttttttgattgttttctgaataacttatatgtaattttgatgtttataattgtgtagagcatggattatcatccgttatacagtTATGTGGAGATTTGTATTATTGATCACATTTACActaatattgctatgatcagatgcaagtcgatcacatgtaatcatagcaatattcgtgcacatgtgatcaagaatccaaatctccacataattgtataccggatgataatccatgccttcacacaattataaacttcaaaattatacataagttattcagaaaacaatcaaaaaaacaattttcatgtaaagaataatcatcggttgggcttgatttaaaaagttctcaatggttctcgcaaaaaaaaagttctcaaaataacttttcactatatatatatttctcatgATGTTTTCGGTCATTTTATGCTTAATTATGagacatatgtgtatatattttgatgCTTTATGGTATGTTCGAGTTTTTCAGGTCTATACTAGATTTCATGAAAGCAAAAGGCTGAATACGGGTGAGCTGAGCTCAAAAATGTGTACGGATGAATTGGAAGATGTTTTAGTGAAAAAATTTGAAGGAAAGATGGAAGAATGAAGTTTTCAATACACATGTTTCTTGGAATAATTTGTCACTTTTCAGTAACCCAAACATATGTGGACtatattttcaaatttacaTTATGTACTAGGGACAGTTCATTCAAATTTACTATGTTTTCCACTGTGGTATTTTGCAAAATCTGATACAGATAATTCAGATTTACTATGTTTTGCAAATTTTTCGCAAACACATTCTAAAAACTCAGGACTTCTCCAAatatttattggttttttagCCTCCATCTATATGATTCATGTACTGAACTCATGGACGGCTCTAGCTTGAGGGCAGCGGGGTCAGTTGTCCAAACTccaattttagtacaatgtaattttttaaaatttaaatggtatatttgtaatttcctTGTAAAcgtaagaaaaaaataagtaggaaataaatataaatgttaccttcgttgtcaacttgtcataaacttattatttgtaTGTCATTGGTcatcaaatattaattttaagatagATTTTTTCATTAAGAGATTAAAAAAACCCGAGTTGTTTTGACATTTAATATAAAGAAT includes these proteins:
- the LOC122610863 gene encoding pectinesterase-like, whose product is MDHVKKNFTLMGISVVLLAVRVIGAVVDVELQSGSNQKDIDLLCQHTDYKPAFRKSIANVNNTNNPRELVKEAFKSVLLAIKEVTTQEAQRTGRVSHRLLEKGPNDNAWWATDKKRSNLNVDPKALKPNVVVAQDGSGTFSTIMDAVRSVPQNNKHRFIIFIKQGTYMEYVDIPDGVDNVVFIGEGPTKTRISGSRSYDDVNDTYRTATVGVNGAGFMAKGIGFENTSGPLKHQAVALRVSGDRAIFYSCAMDGYQDTLYAESQRQFYRHCTIRGTVDFIFGDAQAVFQDCKIIVRKPLENQGCVVTAQGRKDPTSKSALIIQGCTITAEPAYMATNPMPKSYLGRPWEMYSRTIIMQSFIDRNIAPEGWLPWDETRVGLDTCHYAEFNNKGPGANTTQRVNWKGVKKISPQEADSFTPGKYINGGLWIKPTRVPYDPGMMNV
- the LOC122611172 gene encoding probable amidase At4g34880, which encodes MTISFFLFILLLLQNISSITSYEFNIREATIHDIQTAFKHNKLTSKILVDFYIREIQKLNPIYKAVIEINPDAIHQAETADQERKTNSTKSRSGLHGIPVLIKDNIATKDKLNTTAGSYALLNSVVPRDAGVVKKLREAGAIILGKASLSEWANFRSFIAPSGWNARAKQAVNPYVATVDPCGSSTGSAISVATNMVSVSLGTETDGSILCPSSANSVVGIKPTLGLTSRAGVIPISPRQDTVGPICRTVKDAVYVLDSIVGFDKNDALATRKASKYIPKGGYLKYLKSDGLKGKRLGIVKDYPLFGFANDTTTLNKFKKHFDILRRNGAILIENLEIIKFNQIISMLSGETIALLFEFKIALNAYLKELVASPVRSLADVISFNKKFADLEMIKKYGQGLFLESEKTNGIGRLEKEVLMNLTKASKYGFEKLMKENKLDALVTPNSDGSPVLAIGGYPGISIPAGYDTNGAPYGICFGGLKGSEPTLIEIAYGFEQATKFRKPPPIKEQL